The Variovorax sp. S12S4 genome includes the window GCCGAGAGCAGCGGAAACGGCAGGTCGCGCGCACCGAGCATGCCGGGCAGCAAGTAGATGGCCACGGCCTCGACGATGGGCACCGCAAACAGGAACATCATCACGGTGCCGTGCATCGTGAAGAGCTGGTTGTAGGTGTTGGCGTCGATCAGGCCGTTGCCGGGCACCGCCAGCTGCGTGCGCATCAGCAGTGCCAGGATGCCGGCCAGCACAAAGAACAGCATGGCCGCGGCAATGTAGAACACGCCGATGCGCGTGTTGTTGACGGCCGAAAGCTGGCGCCAGCCGGTGGGCGGCTCCCAGGCTCGCTCCAGCGCCTCGCGCTCTCCCTCGGGGCGCGGCGGCAGGTTTGCAACGTCGTTCGCAGCGTGGATCATTTCAGTTGCGCGAGCCAGGCCGCGATCAGTTGAAGGTCGGCCTCGCCGATGCGATTACTGGACGAAGGCATGCGTGCACCCGGCTTGAGCTGCTGCGTGTGGGCCACCCACGCGGCCAGTTGGGCGGGGTCGTTGGGCACGGTGCCGGCGCCCAGGTGCAGCCGGCTGCCGACGTGGGTGAGGTCGGGGCCAAGGCGGCTTTCTTCGCTCACGCCGCGCACGGTGTGGCAGGCGTTGCAACGGTGCGCAAGAAAGGCTTCGCGGCCGCGCTCGACCTCGCGCGGCAACGCGGGCGAAGTGGCTGAAGTGGCTGAAGTGGCCGCGGGTTTTGCCTGCGCCGCAAGCCAGGCATCGAAGGCCGCGGGCTCCTCAGCCACCACGTGCAGCGCCATGCGCGCGTGCTGCTCGCCGCAATATTCGGCGCACTGGCCGCGCCAGGTGCCGGGCCGGTCGGCCTGCAGCTGCAGGTGCTGCACGCGGCCCGGCACCATGTCCATCTTGCCGCCGAGCGAAGGCACCCAGAAGCTGTGGATCACGTCGGCGCTGCCAAGCCCAAAGTAGACGGGCCGCCCCACCGGAATGCGGATTTCGTTTGCTGTGACCACTTCGGCGCCGGTGGCCGGGTCGCGGTAGCGCACCTCCCACCACCACATGTGGCCCGTCACGCCCACGATCAGCGCGCCGGGCGGTGGAATCGGCCGCCACGGCGGCCGGTGCCATTCGCTGTAGAAGAAGAGCGCGGTGAGTACCACCGTCGGAAACACCAGGCCGCCGCCAATCAGCCACCAGCGCGCGTTCACGGTGCCCTTGCGGCGCCGCATGGCTAGCACCAGCAGCAGCATCACGCCGGCGAAGATCAGCGTGCCGCCCACCACCAGCACGCCGCTCACCTCGAGCAGCGTCTCGGCGACCGGCCCAGCGGCCCGGAGTGCGGATTGCGGCGGGCCTTCGCTCATTCGAGTGAGAGCAGGTAGGCCGCCATGTCGCGCGCATCATCGGGCGAAACGCCCATTGCCGGCATGAGGGTGCCAGGCACCAACGCCCCCGGTGCGACGATCCAGCGGACGAGGTGCTCGGGTCCGTTCGGCACATGTCCCGCGATGTAGCTGCGGCGCCCGAACGAGGCCAGCGTCGGCCCCATGCGTCCGCGGGCCGCCTGCACGTCGGGAATCGCATGGCAGCTGCCGCACTGGTATTGCGCGAGCAGCAGTCTTCCTCTTTCCACCTGCGCCCGCGGCGCATGGTCGAACGCAGGGCCGCTCTCCTGCGACGTGCACGCGCCCGAGAGCAGCGCCAGCAACAGCAGGGCGAGCGGGTGTACGGCGAACGGGAACACGGCGCGGTACGGCAGGGCGGCCAGCATGCCGCGATTGTGCGGACAGGAACGCGGCTTGCGCCGACACGGCGGCGCCGGTGCGCGTCGGACAATGCCGCCAATTGAATGTTGCCGATGGGTGCACCCAAGACCGTTCTTCTCACCATTGCCGCGCTGGGCCTTGCAGGCGCGGCGGCGGGCGCGCTGGTGGTGTACGGCGGGCTGTACAACGTGGCCGCCACGGTGCAGCACACGCAGCCTGTGTATTCGCTGCTCGAAACCGCCATGCACCAGTCGGTCAAGCTGCGGGCCCGCAACATCGAGACGCCGAAGCTCGACGACGAGCTGCTGGTGATGCGCGGCGCGGCGTGCTTTCGCGACAAGTGCGTTCAGTGCCACGGCGCGCCGGGCGTGGCGCAGGGCGACATCGGAAAGAGCATGCAGCCGCTGCCCGGCCCGCTGGTGGACGCACGGCACCACTGGAAGCCGCGCGAGCTGTATTGGCTCACCAAGCACGGCATCAAGATGAGCGGCATGCCGGCCTGGGAATACCGGTTGTCGGAGGAAGAGCTGTGGTCGGTGGTGGCGTTTCTTGCGCGGCTTCCCGATTTGACGCCGCAGCAATATGCCGAAGCCACGCGCTTCGACGCGACCGGCGCGCAGGGCGCATCAACGGGTTCGGCATGCGGCGCGGCTCCGGATGGCGCATCGGTTCGCGTGGGCGATGCCGACCGCGGCAAGCGGGCGCTTCACCAGTACGCCTGCAGCGCCTGCCACACCATTCCGGGCGTCACCAGCTCGTCTCCACACGTCGGCCCGCCGCTCGCGGGAATAGGGGGCGCACCCTCATTGCCGGAAAGCTGGCCAACACGCCCGACAACATGGTGCGCTGGCTGCGGCATACAAAAGAGGTCGATCCGCTGACGGCCATGCCGGAACTGGGCGTGACCGAGCAGGACGCGCGCGACATCGCAGCGTACCTTGCAACCTTGCGCTGAGGGCGGCTGCCAGGCTAGAACTTCGCGGCAGTGCGTTCGTCGTCGACAGTGGCAATGCGCAACCGAGCGCGCTCGTGCTTGATGACGAGCTCGGCGCATCGCTCCTGCATGGAGG containing:
- a CDS encoding c-type cytochrome, whose amino-acid sequence is MGAPKTVLLTIAALGLAGAAAGALVVYGGLYNVAATVQHTQPVYSLLETAMHQSVKLRARNIETPKLDDELLVMRGAACFRDKCVQCHGAPGVAQGDIGKSMQPLPGPLVDARHHWKPRELYWLTKHGIKMSGMPAWEYRLSEEELWSVVAFLARLPDLTPQQYAEATRFDATGAQGASTGSACGAAPDGASVRVGDADRGKRALHQYACSACHTIPGVTSSSPHVGPPLAGIGGAPSLPESWPTRPTTWCAGCGIQKRSIR
- a CDS encoding cytochrome c oxidase subunit II — translated: MSEGPPQSALRAAGPVAETLLEVSGVLVVGGTLIFAGVMLLLVLAMRRRKGTVNARWWLIGGGLVFPTVVLTALFFYSEWHRPPWRPIPPPGALIVGVTGHMWWWEVRYRDPATGAEVVTANEIRIPVGRPVYFGLGSADVIHSFWVPSLGGKMDMVPGRVQHLQLQADRPGTWRGQCAEYCGEQHARMALHVVAEEPAAFDAWLAAQAKPAATSATSATSPALPREVERGREAFLAHRCNACHTVRGVSEESRLGPDLTHVGSRLHLGAGTVPNDPAQLAAWVAHTQQLKPGARMPSSSNRIGEADLQLIAAWLAQLK
- a CDS encoding c-type cytochrome; this encodes MLAALPYRAVFPFAVHPLALLLLALLSGACTSQESGPAFDHAPRAQVERGRLLLAQYQCGSCHAIPDVQAARGRMGPTLASFGRRSYIAGHVPNGPEHLVRWIVAPGALVPGTLMPAMGVSPDDARDMAAYLLSLE
- a CDS encoding c-type cytochrome is translated as MVRWLRHTKEVDPLTAMPELGVTEQDARDIAAYLATLR